The stretch of DNA AGCGCTCTATCGAAATCCTTCCTGGTGATGTAATAATTGGTGGGGAAAGTAAAAGCGATCTCGGCATTGGGATTGATTTCAAAACCTTTCAGATAGGCCCTGATGGCCCCCTCGTCATCTTTCTTCTTCTCAAGCAGGAAACCGTACATGTTCCATAGCTCGGCGCCGAGAGCATACATTGCGGTATGGTCCAGCTCCGCGATTCTGATGGCATCCTCTGCCTCAAGCATCGCCTTTCCGAAATCCCCCATGGCGATGAGTATCTTGATGATGAAGATTCTGGCCTGGTAGTTCTTGGGATTCTTCTGAAGGACCCTCTTGAAGGCGGCGATGGCTTCCGCGAATTTCCCTTCCGCCATGAGATTCTTTCCATTGGTGATGATATTCTCTTCCTCTATCGTAAGCTTCGGGTCAACTCTCTCCTGCCCCGGTTCGATCTTCCCCCCGCGGAAGTAGTCTCCTGAGAGATAGCCCAGGCTCTTGAGGATCTTGATCTCTTCCTCGTCCGGCTTTTCGAACTCGAAGGAACCAGAGTTGCTGGTGCTGATCTTTGAAACAAGTGCCGCAAGGGAGTCTTTCATCCTCTTGCACTCTTCATCTGCGGAATCGTATAGATTGATCAGTTCTCCAGGATCCTTCGTGAGATGGTAGAGTTCAGGAATGGGTGCTTCAATGTACTTTTTCTCGCCGCTTCTGATGCTTTTCAATTCGCTCCATCCATATTCAAATGTCGGCATGTAGGTCTCGGCATAGGATTCTGATTTCCCTTCGCGATACTTTCTGCCATTGATCTCTTCGGCGAAGCTCTTGCCTTGCGCCGATGGGGGAATGGAAATATTGAGGAGCCCGAGGAGCGTGGGCATTATGTCGACTGTCTCAAAGAGACCGTTGTATCGCGATCCTCCCTTTGCCATCCAGGGAGCTCTCAGGATGAAGGGGATTCTGATAGTACAATCATAGATGAATATCCCGTGGGCGTTTTCCCCGTGTTCACCGAGCGACTCTCCATGATCGGACGTGAAGACGAGTATGGAATTATCGAGTACGCCTTTTTCCTCCAGCTTCTCCAGAAGATCCCCGATGCACTGGTCGGAATAGCTGATCTCCTGGTCGTATCCTTCTCCCTCCAGCTTTTTGGAAGTATCGGCAGGAGGAACATAGGGATAATGTGGATCGTAATAATGGATCCAGGCGAAGAACCGCTTTCCCCTCACGGCAGGAAGCCATTTGAAGAATTCTTCGTTAACCTGCTCGGCTACTCTCTCCGGCCCTTTAATCTCCTGGACTGATTTCATCTCCGAAGCGCTCTTGAGTTCTATCTTTACATCGTTGTATGTCTTGAAACCCTGTTCCAGGCCGAACCCTGAATTCAGGATGTAGGAGCCGACAAACGCGGCTGTCTCAAAGCCGTTCTCCTTGAGTACCTCGGCAAGCGTTATCTCATCCTGGTTCAACTTGAAGAGCCCGTTGTGCCTCACACCGTGCGCTGTAGGATACCGTCCTGTAAAGATTGTGCAGTGAGAGGGAAGCGTGAGTGGTACCTGAGAGACTGCTTCCGTAAAGAGCAATCCCTCCCTCGCTATCCTATCTATGTTCTGTGTCTTGATCTTATGATAGCCATAGCAGCCCAGCCGGTCGGCTCTTAAAGTATCAACAATGATCACGATGAGATTGGGGTTGCTGACTTTCTGCCAGCTCGAGCAGCCGGCTAGTAAAAGGAAAGATACCAATGAGAAAATTACAAGGACTATCCCTGGTAGCACCCCGGTTATCGGAGGAGCCTCATTGACTTTTTTCATCTTCATGAAAACCTCTCATTTATGATAAGCTGCACTCTTGATAGCGTCAAGGATGGATCCCGACCATCATCCAGCAAAAAAGCCGGCATAGATCTCCCCCGGTACGATTTTCCATCGGGAGAACTTTTCAGGCACAAAAGCGCTTGAGGAACGGAACCGTCAAATATGAAAGAACCACCGCGGACCGTTTTCGATGACAAGTCCTTCTGCTTCCTTTCCGATCACCACTTCCGCCAGTTGAAAAGCTTCACCCAGAGACCCTGTCTGGCGTATCCCCAGGGATTGAAGGACCTCCGACCTGAAGTCGGTAACGAAAATTACGTTGATGCTTTCAATAGCATGGATGATGGAGAGGGCAGTCTGGGCGTATGACTTGAACTGTCGCTTCATATCGTAAAGAATGCCCGCTTTCCCTCTGGAAAGCCATCCAGCAAAATCCTGGCTTCCATACCCCTCGGAACACTGCGCCACGAGGATCAGGACCCCTCCATCCTCGACAAGTCGCGAACAGTTCTGAATGCACTTGTTTGCCTGGATGACATTTATATCCTTTGGATAGCCGCCGCATCCTGCCACGACCATTCTTGCCTTTCTCTCGATTTTTATTCGCCGGGACTCATTCAAATATTCCGCTCCTTTCCAGTGCGCCCGAACCATATCTCCTGCAAATATCTCTTCGATCCCTCCCCTCTCATCGATGATGCTGTTCACGATGAAAGGAGATGGAACCATCAGCGCGCCTTCCAGCATATCCTCATGAACGGGATTGGATTCAAGGATCCCGACATCTGAGCAAGGATGCTTTTCCCCTTCCGAAACAAGGGAAAGCAGATGATTGGAGGCCGCGGTATCATGCCCGGCGAGACCTGGCATCAAAGATTTTCTCCCTCCCGTGAACCCGGCATGATAGTGAAGGTCTATCGCTCCCGTCAGGATGATCTTTGAAGCTTTGAGGACTTCCGAATTGACCCTGACCGTAGTCCCCCTCGACGTTCTTCCAACCAACGAAAGGGAAGATTCTGCATAAGGGTCATGGTCTAAATGCTGATATCGGCCGATAATTGTTTCCCCCAGTATCGATGATTTCTCATTTACAGTTACTTTCCGATGGACTCCAGTAGCAAAGATGAATCTGATATTCTCTTCACGGACACCCGATCTCAGAAGCTTCTTAAGAATGGCTGGCAAAAATCGGTGGACGCAGGTGACTCTTGTGGCATCAGAGACCACTATGAGGACGCGATCCGCATCTCCATGCAGCTCTTCTATCTCCCGTGAAGCGATCGGCTGGCTGATTTTCTTCTCTATCTCCTCCAGAGACAGCTCTTCCTTTTCCAAGAACGCTGGCTGAATAGCTTTCAGATGGAAACTTGTGGGAGGGATGTCGATGAAGCCTTTCCCGTATTTTATCCGGACTGGTCTTCCCATCATGCTCTGAAGCAGAGAGTATCTCTGATCCTCTTCATCCCTTCCATGATGTTTTCGAGGGATGCGGCGAAGGTGAGCCTGATGTGCCCGGGATAGCCAAAAACTTCTCCGGGCACGGTAATCACTCTGGCGTTTTTGAAGAGATAATTGGAAACCTCCAGGGAACTCTCAAGCTTGAGCATCCTGCAGAGTTCAGTCACATTTGGAAAGAGATAGAAGGCTCCCTCCGGTACATGACATGTCATCCCCTTGATCGACTGGATGAGCTCAAGCATACAATCCCGCCTCTCCCTGTAAATATTAAGCATGCTGGCAACGGCGGATTCTCCCCTCATGGCTTCCAGCGCTGCCTTCTGAGAGACGGATGAGGGATGGAAGGAGTCATGGCCGACGATCTTCGCAGCGGCGTCGATTATGGCCTTGGGACCGATGGCATAGCCGATCCTCCATCCGCTCATGGCATACGTCATGGATAGGGAGTTCACGAGGATAAGCCTGTCACGCGCCTTCTGAAAATACTGCATCATCGATTCATGCCGTCCATCGAAGATGAAAGACTCGTAAGATTCATCGCTGATGATGTAAAAATCTTTCTGCAGGGATAACACAAGGATCCTCTTCAGCAAGTCGGAAGGGATGATGCTACCGGAAGGATTGCAGGGACTGTTAAGGAAAATGGCCTTCGTCGCCGATGTGATGGCTTCTTCGATCCGCTCTGCTCGGGGCAAAAATCGATCTTCTGCTTCTACCTTAGCAAAAACAGGTCTGGCTCCTGCTATCCTGACCTGCTCCGGATAGGAAGACCAGTGAGGGGAAAGAACGATCGCCTCGTCCCCCTCGCCGAAAAGCGAGAGGGCAAGAGCAAGCAACACATTCCTGGCACCATTTGCGACAAGAATTTCTCTCTCAGGATAATCGGTCCCGTACTCTTTCGTGTATCTCTCCGCTATCGCTTTTCTCAGTTCGAAGAGACCCATGGGATCGGTATGATGCGTGAAGTTCTCGTCGATCGATCTCTTCGCGGCTTCCTTGATGTTGTCCGGTGTGTTGAAGTCAGGCTCCTCCGCTCCGAAATCGATGATGTCCTGACCGGCTGATCTGATGCGGTCCTCCTCCACTTTCAGCGAAAATGTGCAGGAAGACGTGATCTCCCTCATCCGTCCTGAAATCCTCAGCATCTTTTCTTACTCCTGAATCTCTCCTGTAGTCTCTTCTCGACTTCTGCCGGTACGAGTCCAGTGAGCTTACCCCCAAGCTCCGCCACCTCGCGCACCAGTTTGGAGCTCAGGTAGGAATAGGACTCGCAGGGCATCATGAAGACCGTTTCCAGGTTGCTTTTGATCCTTCTATTCATCATGGCCATCTGAAGTTCGTATTCAAAATCAGAGATGGCACGTAACCCCCTGACGATGACCTTCGCGCCGATCTTCTCGGCGTAATCAACCAGAAGACCATCGAATGTTTCAATGCGGACATTCGGAAATCCGGCAATTGCCTTCTCGATCATCTGGATCCTCTCCTCGATAGAGAATAGCGGCTGCTTCTCAGGATTTCTAAGAATGGCCACGATTATCTCATCGAAGATAGAACTCCCCCTGTCGATGATGTCGATGTGTCCGTTGGTGATCGGATCAAACGTTCCCGGGTAGACGGCCTTTAGCAGCAGTGGTTTTCTTTTTCTCATGTTCGATCATTTCCTCCGCATGCATTAATGAGGTCTCGGAGATCTTATCGCCGGCAAGCATTCTGGCGATTTCCTTGATTCTTTCCTTCTCGTCGAGGGAACGAACAATCACATTCGTCCTCCCTCGGGAAACTTTTTTCAGGACACTGAGGTGATGATCCGCCAGAGAAGCAATCTGAGGAAGATGAGTGATGCAGATGACTTGGTTCTTGGCGGAGATATTCTTCAGCTTCTGAGCAACAGCGGATGCGACGCCAGCCCCGATTCCAGCATCCACTTCGTCGAAGATCAGCGTCTTCGATCCGTTTCCTTTCTTGAGGACCTTGTTGATGGCAAGCATGATCCTCGAGAGCTCCCCTCCGGATGCTACCCTGGCGAGAGGTCTGAGATCCTCACCGACATTCAGGGATATGAGGAATTCACACCTGTCTACTCCCGATTCTCCAGCAGGTACCAATTTCTGAAAGTCACAGGATTCCGGAAGAGGGTTGCTTTCAATCACCACGCTGAAACGGCTTCCTCCCATTGCCATGTCCCCCAGCTCTTCCACTACCCGGCTGGAGAATCTTTCCGCATCTGCCCGCCTCTCTCGGGAAAGCCGGAGAGCCGCTTCAACATATGCTCTGTAGATCTCCACTATCCTGCCGCGCAAAGATTCCAGATCTTCATCTGAACGGTTCAAAGCCTCAAGCTCTTCCGCAGCTTTTGATCGGAACTGCAGGACGGCTTCAATCGTGCCTCCGTACTTCATTTTCAATCTCTCGATCTCTGCAATCCGGTCTTCCACATCCGCCAGTCTGGCGGGATCATGTTCCAGCTTTTTCAGATAATCCCTCAAGTACAGAGAAAGGTCTTCAAGGGCATACCGCGCCTCATCGAGAACCGAAAGAAATCTGGAAGGCTCGGGATCGATCGCGGATAGTTTCTCCATGTTCGAACGGATCTGCTTGATAAGAAGGATGATGGATCTCTCATTTTCGTAAGCCGTGCCGTACGCCTCAGAGGCAAACCTCTTCAGCATCTCGACGCTTTTCAGTATTTCCCTCTCTTTCTGCAGCTTCTCATCCTCTCCTGGCAGGGGGGAGATTTTCTCGATCTCCGCAGCCTGAAATTCGAGAAAATCGGTTCCCCTGTTCTTATCTAAAAGTTGCTCCATGAGTTTCCTGTACTCTTCGCTGCATGCCATGAACTGAAGAGAGAGGTCGGAAACGCTCTTCTTGAGAAGTTCATTCTCTCCAAAATGATCCAGGATGGCCAGATGATTGGCGGGGTGCAGGAGTGATTGATGCTGATGCTGCCCATGAATATCTACAAGAATATTTCCGATCTCCTTGAGAGCGGATGTGGTTGTTATCCCTCCGTTGATGAAGATCTTCCCGGCGCCTGCCTTGTTGATTTCCCTTTTGAGAATCAAATCTCCCGTGATGGAGATTCCTGACTTCTCAAGAACCCTTTCCACATCGGGAAGATCATCAATGCTGAAGACCCCTTCCACGGTTGCCTTATGCTCTCCTGTCCTTATAACGTTGCTCGAAGGACGCTCCCCGAGGAGGATCTCGATAGCATCGACGATTATTGATTTCCCAGCTCCTGTCTCCCCCGTAATGAGGTTGAGCCCTTCTGAAAAGTCGATGGAGATCTCTTCGACAATTGCAAAATTTCTAATTCTCAACGTTTTAAGCATTGATCGCGATCACAGAATGTTTGCCGTCAGGTGATCCTAAAAAAGAAATAAAATCAACAGAGCAAAGGCTCCGGAGATCGAATTGATCGAAAATGATAACATTACCTTCGAAAAGGTGTCAACAAAGGTGCAGCTTAATCATAAAGAAAAACTTGAAGAATCTCTTATAAGTCCAAGAGTCATTTGACTTTTTTGAACTTGCATGTTATCGTTAAACGAAAAATTTGGAGGATTTTTTGAACATCGCGGCTTTAAATATTCTCGCTCCAGCTGCGACCCTCTCGGGTTTCCAGACAGGTATTATAGAGCTGGTCGCTCAATCCGGTGCCATGGCAAAATTTGTTCTTTTCATCCTGATGCTATTCTCCATCGTTTCATGGGCAATTATGGTTGATAGATACCGAACGCTGCGAAGAGTCGAAAGGGAGTCCAGGCTCTTTATTACAAAATTCAATTCCGCCGCCTCGCTCACCGAACTCGTGGAGTTTTCAAAGCTGCTGGACAAGAATCCTCTGGCCAACATCTTTTTGCTCAGCGTCTCAAGTGGGAATCCCTCCCCCCCATCCGGAAGGAATGTGAGATTGCTGAAGCGCAATATACGAAAAAACGCTTCTCTTGAACTAAGGAAGATTGATAAGTATCTGAGTTTCCTCGCAACGACCGCCTCTGTTACTCCGTTCATCGGGCTCTTCGGCACAGTCTGGGGAATCATGAATGCTTTCCGGGGAATCGGAGCGTCCGGAACGGCAAGCCTCGCCGCCTATGCACCAGGCATAGCCGAAGCCCTGATAACAACGGCTGCCGGACTGGCAGCGGCCATCCCTGCCGTCGTCGCCTACAACCATTTTGTGCGAAAGGTAAGGGTCCTGAGTGCAGAAACGGAAGAGTTCATAGAGGATCTCGTCGCCAGAATCGAGGAGCCGCCTTAAAGCCTCTGAATAACCTCTCTCTCCAGAAGGTTGAAACGATGGAAAAGCATGGAAAATCTCTTTCAGAGATCAACGTTACCCCTCTCGTCGATGTCATGCTCGTGCTGCTCATCATCTTCATGGTAGTGGCACCGATGATGCACAGGGGGATCGACGTCAACCTTCCTGAAACAAAGACAGCGATGGGGGTCGATGAGGCAAGGATCGTCCTGACCATCGACAGGGAGGACCGCATCTACATAAACGACCGCTCTGTCCACATAAAACTCCTGAAAGAGAGGATCCTGGAGCTCTTAGGAAGGGATTCCCGTGAAACGATATTCCTGAAAGCCGATAGAAAGATCCCGTATGGCAAGGTCCTCCAGGTTATGGACATCATCCGGGAGACGGGAATTGAGAACATATCGATGGTAACAAATCCCATCCATGAAAAGGAAGGCAGGAGATGATAGGGCCTCTCTTCATTCTTAAGGTCGAGAGGAATATTTTTACCGGGCTCGGACCCATGGTTTTCATCTCTGCTCTAGGCCATATCATTTTTCTCTCGGGTGCGCTGCTCCTCTCCAGTATCATGCCTGGAAGAACAGAGCCACCGGAAGTATTCTTCAAGGTTTCGCTGGCATCCCTTCCCTCCTTTCCCGAAGGCAGCCCAGGATATGCAGTGAAAGCCGGGTCCGCAGAATCGAAAGCAGAAGTTCCCTCTCTCCCTGCTGCCAGGAAAAAGGAAGCCATAGAGATCGACGCTCGCAAAACCAAGAAACCCGTTCCTGAAAAGAAAAAAGCGGCGGGAGCTGAGAAAGCAGTAAGCAGAGAGACATCGAAAGAGGGTTCTCCACTGATGAGCTCTGCAACGGCACAGGCAGCTTCAGGAAATCCTGATGCATCTCTATCGGGAAGCATCGGCGGAAATGAAAAAGAGATCACCTTCACTGGAGGTGTCGATTTCGAGTATGCCTGGTATCGGGCCACCGTCATCTCTAAACTGAAGGAGAACTGGGTAAAGCCTGTCATTCCACTTAATGGCAGGACGAGTCTGCTGTGCACCATCACCTTCCAGATCATGAGAGATGGGCGC from Acidobacteriota bacterium encodes:
- a CDS encoding sulfatase-like hydrolase/transferase → MKMKKVNEAPPITGVLPGIVLVIFSLVSFLLLAGCSSWQKVSNPNLIVIIVDTLRADRLGCYGYHKIKTQNIDRIAREGLLFTEAVSQVPLTLPSHCTIFTGRYPTAHGVRHNGLFKLNQDEITLAEVLKENGFETAAFVGSYILNSGFGLEQGFKTYNDVKIELKSASEMKSVQEIKGPERVAEQVNEEFFKWLPAVRGKRFFAWIHYYDPHYPYVPPADTSKKLEGEGYDQEISYSDQCIGDLLEKLEEKGVLDNSILVFTSDHGESLGEHGENAHGIFIYDCTIRIPFILRAPWMAKGGSRYNGLFETVDIMPTLLGLLNISIPPSAQGKSFAEEINGRKYREGKSESYAETYMPTFEYGWSELKSIRSGEKKYIEAPIPELYHLTKDPGELINLYDSADEECKRMKDSLAALVSKISTSNSGSFEFEKPDEEEIKILKSLGYLSGDYFRGGKIEPGQERVDPKLTIEEENIITNGKNLMAEGKFAEAIAAFKRVLQKNPKNYQARIFIIKILIAMGDFGKAMLEAEDAIRIAELDHTAMYALGAELWNMYGFLLEKKKDDEGAIRAYLKGFEINPNAEIAFTFPTNYYITRKDFDRALDIVMKALKENPDNIVANSYLFKLQIEKKNVTEASETARKLVRYDLTEDAPTLALVAQILYDMKALPEAASAYEQILKVNPKDKNAAGILGGIYIAIGEPRKAREKFEYVLTLDSDEFRAHFYLGVIDLQKNDEASARNRFKKVLSINPTYYPVHDALGSWLKEKGRLEEAREEFQRAITLNPEDPVAFDALRSLQQSLMDRDR
- the larA gene encoding nickel-dependent lactate racemase — protein: MMGRPVRIKYGKGFIDIPPTSFHLKAIQPAFLEKEELSLEEIEKKISQPIASREIEELHGDADRVLIVVSDATRVTCVHRFLPAILKKLLRSGVREENIRFIFATGVHRKVTVNEKSSILGETIIGRYQHLDHDPYAESSLSLVGRTSRGTTVRVNSEVLKASKIILTGAIDLHYHAGFTGGRKSLMPGLAGHDTAASNHLLSLVSEGEKHPCSDVGILESNPVHEDMLEGALMVPSPFIVNSIIDERGGIEEIFAGDMVRAHWKGAEYLNESRRIKIERKARMVVAGCGGYPKDINVIQANKCIQNCSRLVEDGGVLILVAQCSEGYGSQDFAGWLSRGKAGILYDMKRQFKSYAQTALSIIHAIESINVIFVTDFRSEVLQSLGIRQTGSLGEAFQLAEVVIGKEAEGLVIENGPRWFFHI
- a CDS encoding pyridoxal phosphate-dependent aminotransferase, producing the protein MLRISGRMREITSSCTFSLKVEEDRIRSAGQDIIDFGAEEPDFNTPDNIKEAAKRSIDENFTHHTDPMGLFELRKAIAERYTKEYGTDYPEREILVANGARNVLLALALSLFGEGDEAIVLSPHWSSYPEQVRIAGARPVFAKVEAEDRFLPRAERIEEAITSATKAIFLNSPCNPSGSIIPSDLLKRILVLSLQKDFYIISDESYESFIFDGRHESMMQYFQKARDRLILVNSLSMTYAMSGWRIGYAIGPKAIIDAAAKIVGHDSFHPSSVSQKAALEAMRGESAVASMLNIYRERRDCMLELIQSIKGMTCHVPEGAFYLFPNVTELCRMLKLESSLEVSNYLFKNARVITVPGEVFGYPGHIRLTFAASLENIMEGMKRIRDTLCFRA
- the coaD gene encoding pantetheine-phosphate adenylyltransferase — protein: MRKRKPLLLKAVYPGTFDPITNGHIDIIDRGSSIFDEIIVAILRNPEKQPLFSIEERIQMIEKAIAGFPNVRIETFDGLLVDYAEKIGAKVIVRGLRAISDFEYELQMAMMNRRIKSNLETVFMMPCESYSYLSSKLVREVAELGGKLTGLVPAEVEKRLQERFRSKKRC
- the recN gene encoding DNA repair protein RecN, producing the protein MRIRNFAIVEEISIDFSEGLNLITGETGAGKSIIVDAIEILLGERPSSNVIRTGEHKATVEGVFSIDDLPDVERVLEKSGISITGDLILKREINKAGAGKIFINGGITTTSALKEIGNILVDIHGQHQHQSLLHPANHLAILDHFGENELLKKSVSDLSLQFMACSEEYRKLMEQLLDKNRGTDFLEFQAAEIEKISPLPGEDEKLQKEREILKSVEMLKRFASEAYGTAYENERSIILLIKQIRSNMEKLSAIDPEPSRFLSVLDEARYALEDLSLYLRDYLKKLEHDPARLADVEDRIAEIERLKMKYGGTIEAVLQFRSKAAEELEALNRSDEDLESLRGRIVEIYRAYVEAALRLSRERRADAERFSSRVVEELGDMAMGGSRFSVVIESNPLPESCDFQKLVPAGESGVDRCEFLISLNVGEDLRPLARVASGGELSRIMLAINKVLKKGNGSKTLIFDEVDAGIGAGVASAVAQKLKNISAKNQVICITHLPQIASLADHHLSVLKKVSRGRTNVIVRSLDEKERIKEIARMLAGDKISETSLMHAEEMIEHEKKKTTAAKGRLPGNV
- a CDS encoding MotA/TolQ/ExbB proton channel family protein produces the protein MNIAALNILAPAATLSGFQTGIIELVAQSGAMAKFVLFILMLFSIVSWAIMVDRYRTLRRVERESRLFITKFNSAASLTELVEFSKLLDKNPLANIFLLSVSSGNPSPPSGRNVRLLKRNIRKNASLELRKIDKYLSFLATTASVTPFIGLFGTVWGIMNAFRGIGASGTASLAAYAPGIAEALITTAAGLAAAIPAVVAYNHFVRKVRVLSAETEEFIEDLVARIEEPP
- a CDS encoding biopolymer transporter ExbD, with the protein product MEKHGKSLSEINVTPLVDVMLVLLIIFMVVAPMMHRGIDVNLPETKTAMGVDEARIVLTIDREDRIYINDRSVHIKLLKERILELLGRDSRETIFLKADRKIPYGKVLQVMDIIRETGIENISMVTNPIHEKEGRR
- a CDS encoding TonB family protein yields the protein MIGPLFILKVERNIFTGLGPMVFISALGHIIFLSGALLLSSIMPGRTEPPEVFFKVSLASLPSFPEGSPGYAVKAGSAESKAEVPSLPAARKKEAIEIDARKTKKPVPEKKKAAGAEKAVSRETSKEGSPLMSSATAQAASGNPDASLSGSIGGNEKEITFTGGVDFEYAWYRATVISKLKENWVKPVIPLNGRTSLLCTITFQIMRDGRVEDIVVESSSGLFSLDRSALRAVQDSSPFPPLPYQFGQPSLKAKFIFDLKPE